From Actinomyces slackii, a single genomic window includes:
- a CDS encoding L-serine ammonia-lyase, translating to MAPAAETTPMPAPQAASPAGLMAGQVAAEQAPRPLSVFDLMRIGIGPSSSHTVGPMRAGRAFSGALAELKGPTPSRLVVELYGSLGATGRGHATDRAVVMGLAGHEPETVPTLICETLWQQVEAAGALEVAGVGAVPFAPQADILFLPGRVLPYHVNGMTLTAYCPAGGEILRRTYYSVGGGFVMEETGTPEAPAVRALTTAAAAQAHATPAPYPFSTSAALLRICAREELRVADVVLANELSARPRHEVIGYLDRLRRTMSACIDAGMSAEGELPGGLGVRRRARALHERLQAQDSGPMRAFAMADPLRGMDWVDLFALAVNEENAAGHRVVTAPTNGAAGIVPAVLAYYERFIPGANDDGARRFLLAATAVGALIKTNASIAGAEVGCQGEVGSASSMAAAGLAEALGGTATQVENAAEIAMEHNLGLTCDPVGGLVQIPCIERNAVAAVKAINAARMALWGEGRHAVSLDTVIETMRQTGEDMLAKYKETSRGGLAVNVVEC from the coding sequence ATGGCGCCCGCCGCGGAGACCACGCCGATGCCGGCGCCCCAGGCCGCGTCCCCCGCCGGGCTCATGGCCGGGCAGGTGGCCGCCGAGCAGGCTCCCCGTCCGCTCAGCGTCTTCGACCTCATGCGCATCGGCATCGGGCCGTCCTCCTCGCACACCGTGGGCCCCATGCGGGCGGGCCGCGCCTTCAGCGGCGCCCTGGCGGAGCTGAAGGGCCCAACCCCCTCCCGCCTCGTCGTCGAGCTCTACGGCTCCCTGGGCGCCACCGGCCGCGGGCACGCCACCGACCGCGCCGTGGTCATGGGGCTGGCCGGGCACGAGCCCGAGACCGTGCCCACCCTCATCTGCGAGACCCTATGGCAGCAGGTCGAGGCCGCCGGGGCCCTGGAGGTGGCGGGAGTGGGGGCCGTGCCCTTCGCCCCGCAGGCCGACATCCTCTTCCTGCCCGGACGGGTCCTGCCCTACCACGTCAACGGCATGACCCTGACCGCCTACTGCCCCGCCGGAGGAGAGATCCTGCGCCGCACCTACTACTCGGTGGGCGGCGGCTTCGTCATGGAGGAGACCGGCACGCCCGAGGCCCCCGCCGTCCGGGCCCTGACCACCGCGGCCGCGGCCCAGGCGCACGCGACACCGGCCCCCTACCCCTTCTCCACCTCGGCAGCACTGCTGAGGATCTGCGCGCGCGAGGAGCTGCGCGTGGCCGACGTCGTCCTGGCCAATGAGCTCTCCGCGAGGCCCCGTCATGAGGTCATCGGCTACCTGGATCGGCTGCGCCGCACGATGAGCGCCTGCATCGATGCGGGCATGAGCGCTGAGGGGGAGTTGCCCGGAGGACTGGGGGTGCGGCGTCGGGCACGGGCGCTTCACGAGCGGCTCCAGGCCCAGGACAGCGGCCCCATGCGGGCCTTCGCCATGGCCGACCCCCTGCGCGGCATGGACTGGGTGGACCTTTTCGCCCTGGCGGTCAATGAGGAGAACGCGGCCGGGCACCGGGTGGTCACCGCCCCGACCAACGGGGCGGCCGGCATCGTCCCCGCCGTGCTGGCCTACTACGAGCGCTTCATCCCCGGCGCCAACGACGACGGCGCTCGCCGATTCCTCCTGGCCGCCACCGCCGTGGGGGCGCTCATCAAGACCAATGCCTCCATCGCGGGAGCGGAGGTGGGCTGCCAGGGGGAGGTCGGCTCAGCCTCCTCGATGGCGGCGGCGGGCCTGGCCGAGGCCCTGGGCGGCACTGCGACCCAGGTCGAGAACGCCGCCGAGATCGCCATGGAGCACAACCTGGGGCTGACCTGCGACCCGGTGGGCGGCCTGGTGCAGATCCCCTGCATCGAGCGCAACGCGGTGGCCGCCGTCAAGGCCATCAACGCGGCGCGCATGGCCCTGTGGGGCGAGGGGCGGCATGCGGTCTCCCTGGACACGGTCATCGAGACCATGCGCCAGACCGGCGAGGACATGCTCGCCAAGTACAAGGAGACTTCTCGGGGCGGGCTGGCCGTCAACGTTGTGGAGTGCTGA
- a CDS encoding amidase domain-containing protein: protein MTEYQAIVDAQWTDKSASTGASSLTSVEEQNQGVRDRMIADGIPVTSAKSDVRIIESSFQDDGTVLVVLDVSTTFLYSQTGSTGDPGIVSDRHNITLTGSDSAGYSVVEDVVVSSEEVGDPNDVPDDYAPKESSANKSSSTTSAGGVADDASNAPADTAAVPVYNTTNPDEAAMSRYAKKWTSPPYDGDVNPDDFNPDFPVMGNNCANFASQVLHAGGWEYDDGVNPRNTANWSPDLSGPFGPSRTWVNSSYQYTYVLEGSYVWLDNVYNAAAGDLLYVDWDPDGKADGTIDHVMVVSSVTVPSENPRISQKTPNRSNIPIEQSMAIAAEQGKTDVNWYGLKRG from the coding sequence GTGACCGAGTATCAGGCGATTGTTGACGCGCAGTGGACGGATAAGAGCGCGTCCACTGGGGCGTCGAGCCTGACGTCGGTTGAGGAGCAGAACCAAGGCGTGCGAGATCGGATGATCGCTGATGGCATCCCAGTGACGTCGGCAAAGAGCGATGTGAGGATCATTGAGTCCAGTTTCCAGGATGATGGGACGGTTCTTGTTGTCTTGGACGTGTCGACAACGTTCCTCTACTCCCAGACCGGCAGTACCGGAGATCCCGGTATCGTATCAGACCGTCACAATATCACTTTGACCGGGTCTGACAGCGCTGGATATTCAGTAGTGGAGGATGTTGTGGTCAGCTCCGAAGAGGTCGGGGACCCTAACGATGTTCCCGATGATTATGCTCCCAAGGAGTCTTCGGCTAATAAGAGCAGTTCAACGACGTCCGCTGGAGGTGTTGCTGACGATGCATCGAACGCTCCTGCGGATACTGCTGCCGTTCCGGTCTATAATACGACCAATCCAGACGAGGCGGCCATGTCGAGGTATGCGAAGAAATGGACATCACCGCCATATGATGGCGACGTGAATCCGGATGATTTCAACCCAGATTTTCCAGTTATGGGTAATAATTGCGCAAACTTCGCTTCTCAGGTGCTACATGCGGGGGGTTGGGAGTATGATGACGGGGTTAACCCCCGCAATACGGCCAACTGGAGCCCTGATCTGAGCGGGCCATTTGGGCCGTCGCGCACTTGGGTCAACTCGTCTTACCAGTACACTTACGTACTGGAAGGCTCGTATGTATGGCTTGACAACGTCTACAATGCTGCCGCCGGAGATCTTCTCTACGTGGATTGGGATCCCGATGGGAAGGCTGATGGAACTATAGACCATGTGATGGTTGTGAGTTCGGTGACGGTTCCGTCTGAGAATCCAAGGATCTCTCAGAAGACCCCTAATCGTTCAAATATCCCCATTGAGCAATCAATGGCAATTGCTGCAGAGCAAGGCAAGACTGATGTTAATTGGTACGGCCTCAAGCGGGGGTGA